A genomic stretch from Bradyrhizobium sp. 195 includes:
- a CDS encoding ABC transporter permease, with product MQLVLERRAERSGTIALVSPLIAIGLTIVTMVILFAILGKNPLLALHAYFIAPLTDGYSLQEIAVKATPLVMIAIGLSLCYLANAWNIGAEGQFLIGAVAGSWIAVKTQGTDAGAWVLPAMLVLAAAAGALYALIPAICKVKFGASEILTSLMLVYVADLFLDYLVRGPWRDPHGFNFPTTAEFDPVATVPLLIEGGRLHLGSIIALLVVAAAAILLARTIKGFEIRVVGAAPRAARFGGFNANQLIILTFAVSGALAGLAGIIEVAGPVGHLQPGISPGYGFTAIIVAFLGRLNPLGILIAGLFLALTFIGGEQAQIAMKIPLDVTKVFQGILLFYVLACDSLILYRFKLVSSNRQVPRGVG from the coding sequence ATGCAGTTGGTGCTTGAGAGGCGCGCCGAGCGCTCCGGCACGATCGCGCTGGTCTCACCGTTGATCGCGATCGGCCTCACCATCGTGACCATGGTCATCCTGTTCGCGATCCTCGGCAAGAATCCGCTGCTCGCCTTGCACGCCTATTTCATCGCGCCCTTGACCGACGGCTATTCGCTCCAGGAGATCGCGGTGAAGGCGACGCCGCTGGTGATGATCGCGATCGGGCTGTCGCTCTGCTATCTCGCCAACGCCTGGAACATCGGCGCCGAGGGGCAATTCCTGATCGGCGCGGTGGCAGGAAGCTGGATCGCGGTGAAGACTCAAGGCACCGACGCAGGCGCTTGGGTGCTGCCGGCGATGCTCGTGCTCGCCGCCGCGGCAGGCGCGCTCTATGCCCTGATTCCGGCGATCTGCAAGGTGAAGTTCGGCGCCAGCGAGATCCTGACCAGCCTGATGCTGGTTTATGTCGCCGACCTCTTCCTCGACTATCTCGTGCGCGGGCCCTGGCGCGATCCGCACGGCTTCAACTTCCCGACCACGGCCGAGTTCGATCCAGTTGCGACTGTGCCGCTGCTGATAGAAGGCGGCCGGCTGCATCTCGGCTCGATCATCGCCCTGCTCGTCGTCGCGGCAGCGGCGATCCTGCTCGCTCGCACCATCAAGGGGTTCGAGATCCGCGTCGTCGGCGCCGCGCCCCGTGCAGCACGGTTCGGCGGCTTCAACGCCAATCAGCTGATCATCCTGACCTTCGCGGTGTCAGGCGCGCTCGCGGGCCTTGCCGGCATCATCGAGGTCGCGGGGCCCGTCGGACATCTCCAGCCCGGCATCTCACCTGGCTACGGTTTTACCGCGATCATCGTTGCCTTCCTCGGTCGGCTGAACCCGCTTGGAATATTAATTGCAGGCCTTTTCCTTGCCCTGACCTTTATCGGCGGCGAGCAGGCCCAGATCGCGATGAAGATCCCGTTGGACGTCACCAAGGTGTTTCAGGGCATTTTGCTGTTCTACGTGCTCGCCTGCGATTCCCTGATCCTCTATCGCTTCAAGCTGGTGTCTTCGAACCGACAGGTGCCCCGTGGAGTTGGTTGA